AGCTGGTGTTGAAGGAATCTTAGATGAATTCCACTTCCATCAGCCAATCATTGCTTGTACGCTAATCGGCTTAGTTACAGGAGAACTCGTACCTTGTCTTATCTTAGGCGGTACGCTTCAAATGATCGCTTTAGGTTGGGCTAACATTGGAGCTGCTGTAGCACCGGATGCTGCGCTGGCATCAGTTGCATCTGCTATCATCTTAGTTTTAAGCGGACAAGGACAAGCAGGAATTTCTTCTGCAATTGCGATTGCTGTACCTCTTGCAGTTGCAGGTCTATTATTGACAATCATTTGCCGTACAATTGCGACAGCGTTTGTTCACTTTATGGATGCTGCAGCTAAAGAAGGAAATATCCGAGTAGTTGAATTTTGGCACATTGCCGCAATCTGCATGCAAGGTTTGCGTATTGCAATCCCAGCTGGATTGATTGTTGCC
The Pradoshia eiseniae DNA segment above includes these coding regions:
- a CDS encoding PTS mannose/fructose/sorbose transporter subunit IIC; the encoded protein is MTIIQIILVLFVAFLAGVEGILDEFHFHQPIIACTLIGLVTGELVPCLILGGTLQMIALGWANIGAAVAPDAALASVASAIILVLSGQGQAGISSAIAIAVPLAVAGLLLTIICRTIATAFVHFMDAAAKEGNIRVVEFWHIAAICMQGLRIAIPAGLIVAIGAGPVRGLLESMPMWLTDGLAIGGGMVVAVGYAMVINMMATKEVWPFFAIGFVLATISEITLIGLGAIGVALALIYLALSKQGGSGNGGNGNMGDPLGAIIDDY